A stretch of the Thalassotalea euphylliae genome encodes the following:
- the fdhD gene encoding formate dehydrogenase accessory sulfurtransferase FdhD, which produces MESTNQATVINKTQLVISAPSFEQIGSDQTNAGRVNLAPMSDSVASEQALQIMLNYYQQGRWQRRSLAVIMRTPGDDKALVFGYLVSQGVVNTLVEVEALILEEDNLAEVKLKQHIEVDWQRFERVFVSQSGCGVCGQSQLKQLALLFEPLNPKRSWLKPEQLLSLPSELRERQSLFLQTGGSHGTGLWLANSTSELVIAEDVGRHNAVDKVLGHAYQHNLSLAQSVLVLSGRISFELVQKAVAARIPVIVAVGAPSDLAITTAKHFNIALIGFTKAQQANVYCGQSQLAMEN; this is translated from the coding sequence GTGGAATCAACGAATCAAGCGACTGTTATCAATAAAACCCAGCTAGTGATCTCGGCTCCCAGCTTCGAGCAAATAGGCTCTGACCAAACTAACGCGGGGCGAGTCAATTTAGCGCCAATGAGCGATAGTGTGGCAAGCGAACAAGCCCTGCAAATTATGCTGAACTATTACCAGCAGGGGCGGTGGCAACGTCGCTCGCTAGCAGTCATCATGCGCACACCTGGCGATGATAAGGCATTAGTCTTCGGTTACTTGGTTTCACAAGGCGTAGTTAACACCTTGGTAGAGGTTGAGGCGTTAATACTTGAAGAAGATAACTTAGCGGAAGTGAAGCTGAAGCAGCATATTGAGGTTGACTGGCAGCGTTTTGAGCGGGTATTTGTCAGTCAGTCTGGTTGTGGTGTTTGTGGACAAAGCCAATTAAAGCAGTTGGCGTTATTATTTGAGCCGCTTAACCCTAAGCGTAGCTGGTTAAAGCCAGAACAGTTGCTTTCACTGCCTAGTGAGCTTCGAGAGCGACAATCATTATTTCTGCAAACTGGCGGCAGTCATGGTACAGGACTTTGGCTTGCTAATTCAACAAGTGAACTGGTTATTGCGGAGGATGTTGGTCGTCACAATGCCGTCGACAAAGTGCTGGGGCATGCCTATCAGCATAATCTATCGTTAGCACAAAGCGTGTTGGTACTCAGTGGCCGTATCAGTTTCGAGCTAGTGCAAAAGGCAGTAGCTGCACGTATTCCTGTTATTGTCGCGGTCGGCGCACCCTCTGATTTAGCGATAACAACAGCTAAACATTTTAATATTGCACTCATTGGTTTTACAAAGGCGCAACAAGCCAATGTTTATTGTGGCCAATCTCAGTTGGCGATGGAAAATTAG
- a CDS encoding SHOCT domain-containing protein: MNTLRIIIFLAFYFLLVAWSSSAELSFKPFATLPKHIAEQVIAIYPISKYYQHFIVASASGELFILNASKRQPELTPLNHKLLTEKDNSRLLAIALHPNFDTREQNGYHKFYSAHQAAIDQANTKASRIVGRQFNKDSLEQDIVLKEWQLSDSIDLEEVTVREVLRIGLPTSTTAKVQLAFNPYHRAWDDNFGLLYIGLSAIKGFATSPLYSGSILRIKPEQFGLKPYTVPPTNPYVENAEVNQEIFRFKLSQLGHFTWPDRVNETLWIDHQDEQTHKISRASNPLSTVFRYKNLEISDFQILPYYGNQADQLFGSTLVVSVHQDQPYLVSLTKHASSSDYQLTPIIPLGVELPVKLFHDAVGGVLMYQPSTGILSRLVNNLADSKETLVTDSNTGLDKLIVFLIMLSLTSWGLWHTYRRINKRRFSVTSFYQQQFNHLELSSDHSVIHLFKPHQSVPSKSLAIGNLAGIKLLINNISVVELSIQQGMTNDFDNIWRQTCNVEKREKMTDGKLRHIQLAITDSERQIYLVSLYLRKGDNRISKASYQAALVNAVDWAWRLSALLAPETTEQRETSSDVIIDKSRPIKTRKTFLNCSALAKAKASSPLSSENTVNNSDNENEEKCVEESKVEAKTEQIADTTHAQKADVDDFHLFSTTNTTEEPGALAENSGLTRGQTDTQIILALEKLVSLKKQNYLTEEEFEQAKAKLLNGLM, encoded by the coding sequence ATGAATACACTTCGTATTATAATTTTTTTAGCCTTTTACTTTTTGCTAGTCGCTTGGAGTTCAAGCGCAGAATTAAGCTTCAAACCTTTTGCCACCTTGCCGAAGCATATTGCCGAGCAGGTGATCGCTATATATCCCATTTCGAAATACTATCAACATTTTATAGTCGCTAGCGCATCTGGAGAGTTATTTATTCTTAATGCGAGTAAACGCCAGCCTGAGCTGACACCGCTGAACCACAAATTACTCACCGAAAAAGATAACTCAAGACTTCTTGCCATTGCACTACACCCTAATTTCGACACACGCGAGCAAAACGGCTACCACAAGTTTTATAGTGCTCATCAAGCTGCAATTGATCAAGCCAACACTAAAGCCAGTCGAATTGTAGGTCGGCAATTCAACAAAGACTCCCTGGAGCAAGATATTGTGCTTAAAGAGTGGCAATTAAGTGACAGCATTGACCTAGAAGAGGTCACTGTACGAGAGGTGCTGAGAATTGGGTTACCAACATCGACCACTGCAAAAGTACAACTGGCATTCAATCCTTACCATAGAGCGTGGGATGATAATTTTGGTTTGCTGTATATAGGTTTAAGTGCAATTAAAGGTTTCGCAACTTCACCACTTTATTCGGGCAGCATATTGCGTATCAAACCCGAACAATTTGGTTTAAAACCTTACACGGTTCCTCCAACAAATCCCTATGTGGAAAACGCAGAGGTTAACCAAGAAATTTTTAGGTTCAAACTGTCACAACTCGGTCATTTCACTTGGCCTGATAGAGTTAATGAAACACTTTGGATTGATCATCAAGACGAGCAGACACACAAGATCAGCCGGGCTTCTAACCCTTTATCCACCGTGTTTCGTTACAAAAATCTTGAGATCAGTGATTTTCAAATACTTCCCTATTACGGGAACCAAGCAGACCAGCTTTTTGGCTCCACTCTAGTGGTAAGTGTTCATCAAGACCAACCATATCTAGTAAGCCTAACCAAGCATGCCAGTAGCAGTGACTATCAATTAACACCAATTATACCGCTCGGCGTAGAGCTACCAGTAAAATTGTTTCACGATGCAGTTGGCGGCGTGCTGATGTATCAACCTTCGACAGGCATATTGTCTCGTTTAGTCAATAACCTTGCCGATTCAAAAGAAACATTGGTAACAGACTCCAATACGGGGTTAGATAAATTAATCGTTTTTCTGATAATGCTATCGCTGACAAGTTGGGGATTATGGCATACCTATCGTCGAATTAATAAGCGTAGATTCTCTGTTACCAGTTTTTACCAACAACAGTTTAATCACCTAGAACTATCCAGTGATCACAGTGTAATTCATCTGTTTAAACCGCACCAATCCGTCCCTAGTAAAAGCTTAGCAATTGGAAACCTTGCAGGGATTAAACTGCTTATCAACAATATCAGCGTGGTTGAGTTGTCCATTCAACAAGGCATGACCAATGACTTTGATAATATTTGGCGTCAGACATGTAATGTCGAAAAGCGAGAGAAAATGACTGACGGAAAGTTAAGGCATATTCAATTAGCTATAACTGACAGTGAGCGGCAAATATATTTAGTTAGTCTGTATCTACGCAAAGGTGATAATCGTATTTCAAAAGCGAGCTATCAGGCAGCGTTGGTCAATGCAGTAGACTGGGCATGGCGTTTGTCTGCATTACTTGCACCTGAAACGACGGAGCAAAGGGAAACGTCATCGGATGTAATTATCGATAAATCAAGACCTATAAAAACGCGAAAGACGTTTTTAAACTGCTCTGCACTCGCAAAAGCAAAAGCAAGTAGTCCGCTCTCTAGCGAAAACACCGTAAACAATTCAGACAACGAGAATGAAGAAAAGTGTGTAGAAGAAAGTAAAGTGGAAGCCAAAACAGAGCAAATAGCAGACACTACCCATGCTCAAAAAGCTGATGTTGATGATTTCCATTTATTTTCAACAACGAATACAACTGAAGAGCCAGGAGCCCTTGCCGAAAACAGTGGACTAACCCGTGGCCAAACTGATACGCAAATCATTTTAGCTTTAGAAAAACTCGTCAGCCTAAAAAAACAAAACTACCTCACTGAAGAAGAGTTTGAACAAGCAAAAGCTAAGTTACTTAACGGCTTGATGTAA
- a CDS encoding formimidoylglutamate deiminase, translating into MKLFAKQVLTSKGWQENQIITIDNGLITAMAEGCESYADVTKGIVIPGMVNCHSHAFQRAFAGFSEQGSENSQGEMKDSFWTWRNIMYQFLEQLTVDDAQLIAEQLYIEMVKQGYTRVAEFHYLHHDPQGHVHAKPAAMAEAIFNAAKASGIGLTMLPVLYRFSGFGEQTPNDGQKRFIHSMNAFNALVDDCFALAERQPNSNVGIAPHSLRAVDKSSLLEAVSYVRSKDKHAPIHIHIAEQQKEVNDCLAHYEKRPVQWLLDNAELDQHWCLIHATHIDAKERQGIVASGAIAGICPTTEANLGDGIFPTTEFINEHGSWAIGSDSHISVSPVEELRWLEYAQRLTKQQRAVLATPQTPSVGQYLWQAAAKGGAQSTSSNTGELAVGKQADLLVLDEAKLSVYASGAKYCLDSLVFATHANAIADVMVNGQWVVTEGKHPNEQATHEKFSTLLARLKR; encoded by the coding sequence ATGAAACTTTTTGCTAAACAAGTGTTAACCAGCAAGGGTTGGCAGGAAAACCAAATTATCACCATCGACAATGGCTTGATCACCGCAATGGCTGAAGGCTGTGAATCCTACGCCGATGTCACTAAAGGTATTGTGATTCCGGGTATGGTGAACTGTCACTCTCACGCATTTCAACGCGCATTTGCTGGCTTCAGTGAGCAAGGGAGCGAAAATAGCCAAGGCGAAATGAAAGATAGCTTTTGGACTTGGCGCAATATTATGTACCAGTTCCTTGAACAACTAACGGTTGACGATGCACAGTTGATTGCCGAGCAGCTATATATTGAGATGGTCAAACAAGGCTACACCCGTGTTGCTGAATTTCACTATTTGCATCACGATCCCCAGGGGCATGTACATGCAAAACCTGCGGCAATGGCTGAAGCTATTTTTAATGCGGCAAAGGCCAGTGGCATTGGCCTTACGATGTTGCCAGTGCTTTATCGCTTTAGTGGTTTTGGCGAGCAGACGCCAAATGATGGCCAAAAGCGATTTATCCATTCAATGAATGCGTTTAATGCTTTGGTTGATGATTGCTTTGCACTTGCTGAGCGCCAGCCTAACAGCAATGTAGGTATTGCGCCTCACTCGCTGCGTGCTGTTGATAAATCTTCTTTGCTTGAAGCTGTTTCATATGTGCGAAGCAAAGATAAACACGCACCTATTCATATTCATATTGCTGAGCAGCAAAAAGAAGTGAATGATTGCTTGGCACATTATGAAAAACGCCCTGTGCAGTGGCTTTTAGATAATGCTGAACTCGATCAGCATTGGTGTTTAATTCATGCTACTCATATTGATGCTAAGGAACGACAAGGTATTGTTGCCAGTGGTGCCATTGCTGGCATTTGCCCAACAACAGAGGCTAATCTAGGTGATGGAATATTCCCGACCACGGAATTTATTAACGAGCACGGGAGCTGGGCGATAGGATCCGATAGCCATATTTCGGTTAGCCCAGTGGAAGAATTACGCTGGTTAGAGTATGCCCAGCGCTTAACGAAGCAGCAGCGTGCAGTTTTGGCTACACCTCAGACCCCGTCGGTCGGTCAATATTTATGGCAAGCGGCGGCTAAAGGCGGCGCGCAGAGTACTTCGTCCAATACAGGGGAGTTGGCGGTTGGTAAACAAGCTGATTTACTTGTTTTAGATGAAGCTAAACTTTCCGTATATGCCAGTGGCGCAAAATATTGCCTTGATAGCTTAGTGTTTGCCACACACGCCAATGCTATTGCAGACGTTATGGTGAATGGCCAATGGGTCGTGACTGAGGGCAAGCATCCTAACGAGCAAGCAACACACGAGAAATTTAGCACGTTACTGGCACGATTAAAGCGCTGA
- a CDS encoding FdhF/YdeP family oxidoreductase: MSDKSNANQKKTYSQYQGSAGGWGALASTAKHLLRSDNVAKNIKNLLKTNQTHGFDCPGCAWGEKDEPGRFRFCENGAKAVNWEATGRRVGEQFFTQHTVSWLAKQSDFFLEDQGRLAQPLSYDSALDKYLAISWDEAFALVAEHLTQLESSNQAEFYTSGRTSNEAAFLYQLFVRAYGTNNFPDCSNMCHEASGVALKQAIGVGKGTVTLTDFEHADAIFIFGQNPGTNHPRMLDTLSQASRRGATIVSFNPLKERGLERFTNPQSTTEMLTGGATQISSHYFQPNLGGDMAAVRGIVKVLAERHQQALAKGASVFDLDFIAAHTEGMADYLAAVDATDWQHIEQQSGLSRSQLAQAATLYQNADNVIFTWAMGITQHKHSVATIQEMTNLQLLFGQIGKRGAGLCPVRGHSNVQGDRTMGINEKPDPAFLNKLAAVFDFEPPRAHGHNTVQAIEAMLSGHSRVFVGLGGNFVAATPDTELSKQAMANCQLTVHIATKLNRTHVTPGKQSLILPCLGRTDIDQQASGPQQVTVEDSFSMVHASAGVVASEIGEMRSEPAIVAGIAQATLGNLPVNWQELITDYRNIRELISQVIPGFHNMNQRLTAPGGFYLGNSAAERLWQTSQQKAQILSHSLPEAIVPASVRALSSDRVFTLQTLRSHDQYNTTVYGFEDRYRGISGDRKVLLINSDDIKALGMQAEQLVDIESLWPDEITRKVTGFRLIPYDMPAGNTAAYFPEANALVPLASVGQQSFTPTSKSIAIVITPHQPILEETRIL; encoded by the coding sequence ATGTCAGATAAATCGAATGCCAATCAAAAAAAAACTTATAGCCAGTATCAAGGCAGTGCCGGCGGCTGGGGAGCACTGGCAAGCACAGCTAAGCATTTGTTGCGTAGTGATAATGTTGCTAAAAACATTAAAAACCTACTAAAAACCAATCAAACTCATGGCTTTGATTGCCCAGGTTGCGCTTGGGGTGAAAAGGATGAGCCCGGGCGTTTTCGCTTTTGTGAAAATGGCGCAAAAGCGGTGAATTGGGAAGCAACTGGGCGCCGCGTAGGTGAACAGTTTTTTACTCAGCATACGGTGAGCTGGCTGGCAAAGCAAAGTGATTTCTTTTTAGAAGATCAAGGGCGGCTGGCGCAGCCGCTAAGCTATGATAGCGCCTTAGACAAATACCTAGCGATTAGCTGGGATGAGGCATTTGCCCTTGTTGCCGAGCATTTAACACAGCTAGAAAGCTCAAATCAGGCAGAATTTTATACTTCCGGGCGTACCAGCAACGAAGCGGCATTTTTATATCAGTTATTTGTGCGCGCTTATGGTACGAATAACTTTCCTGATTGCTCCAATATGTGCCATGAAGCGAGTGGCGTAGCGTTAAAACAAGCAATTGGTGTCGGCAAAGGAACTGTCACTTTAACTGATTTTGAACACGCTGATGCAATATTCATTTTTGGGCAAAATCCGGGCACGAACCACCCGCGTATGTTGGATACGTTAAGTCAGGCATCACGCCGTGGCGCTACGATAGTCAGTTTTAATCCGTTAAAAGAGCGAGGTTTAGAACGCTTTACGAATCCGCAATCAACTACCGAAATGCTTACTGGCGGCGCCACCCAAATATCCAGTCATTATTTTCAGCCGAACCTTGGCGGTGATATGGCGGCGGTGCGCGGCATAGTGAAAGTGCTAGCTGAACGTCATCAACAGGCGCTAGCAAAAGGCGCTTCAGTATTCGATCTCGATTTTATTGCGGCGCACACCGAGGGAATGGCAGATTATTTAGCCGCAGTTGATGCCACAGATTGGCAGCATATCGAGCAGCAATCTGGGCTTAGTCGGTCGCAACTAGCACAAGCGGCAACGCTCTATCAAAATGCCGACAACGTGATTTTTACTTGGGCAATGGGTATTACGCAGCACAAGCATTCAGTGGCCACTATTCAGGAAATGACCAACCTGCAGTTGTTATTTGGTCAGATTGGTAAACGTGGTGCGGGGTTGTGTCCGGTGCGTGGGCACTCGAATGTGCAAGGTGATCGCACCATGGGGATTAACGAAAAGCCAGATCCTGCATTTTTAAACAAATTAGCGGCGGTTTTTGACTTTGAACCCCCACGAGCCCATGGTCACAATACCGTGCAAGCGATTGAAGCTATGCTGTCAGGTCACAGTCGAGTATTTGTCGGTCTCGGTGGTAACTTTGTGGCGGCAACACCCGATACCGAATTGAGCAAACAGGCGATGGCGAATTGCCAGCTAACCGTTCATATTGCCACCAAGCTTAATCGCACCCACGTAACGCCGGGTAAACAGTCATTAATATTGCCTTGTTTAGGGCGCACAGATATTGATCAACAAGCGAGTGGGCCTCAGCAAGTTACGGTGGAGGACTCGTTTTCTATGGTTCATGCCTCGGCTGGCGTGGTGGCAAGTGAGATAGGGGAGATGCGCTCAGAGCCGGCAATTGTCGCGGGTATTGCACAGGCGACGCTAGGTAATTTACCCGTTAACTGGCAGGAGTTGATTACAGATTATCGCAATATTCGAGAGCTGATCAGCCAAGTCATTCCTGGGTTTCACAACATGAATCAGCGACTAACGGCGCCAGGTGGCTTCTACTTGGGGAATAGCGCTGCTGAACGTTTGTGGCAAACATCGCAACAAAAAGCACAAATTTTGTCTCATTCATTACCTGAGGCGATAGTGCCTGCGTCGGTGCGGGCATTATCTAGCGATCGCGTATTTACCTTACAAACACTGCGCTCGCATGATCAGTACAACACCACGGTATATGGCTTTGAAGACAGGTATCGCGGTATTTCCGGTGATCGTAAAGTACTGCTAATCAATTCAGACGACATTAAGGCACTAGGTATGCAAGCCGAGCAATTAGTGGATATTGAGTCGCTTTGGCCTGATGAAATCACGCGCAAGGTCACTGGTTTTCGCTTAATTCCTTACGATATGCCAGCGGGCAATACTGCCGCGTATTTTCCTGAGGCTAACGCGCTAGTGCCGCTTGCCAGTGTTGGTCAGCAAAGCTTTACGCCAACCTCAAAATCGATTGCTATTGTGATCACGCCACATCAACCAATCTTAGAAGAAACTCGAATACTTTGA
- a CDS encoding thiol:disulfide interchange protein DsbA/DsbL encodes MKKIFASLLMVMLLPFAAQAANYQEGNQYTKVSDQLSKKPEVREYFSFYCPHCLRFEPFFANVKKNLPEGVSFERNHVDFLRFTTPEIQFMVTKALATAQQLKVEDKIAAAIFNYIQVQRGAITEEKDIRNIFVLNGVDGAAFDKAFKSFSVNSKAKLMKKMQNDLVKKRALTGVPTVVVNGKYRINADKLDRNNFEQDYINIVKYLSTLEG; translated from the coding sequence ATGAAAAAAATTTTTGCTAGTTTGTTAATGGTTATGTTGTTGCCATTTGCCGCACAAGCCGCGAATTACCAAGAAGGTAACCAGTACACTAAAGTCAGTGACCAGTTATCTAAAAAGCCTGAAGTTCGTGAGTACTTTTCTTTTTATTGCCCACATTGTTTGCGTTTTGAACCTTTCTTTGCAAACGTGAAAAAGAACCTGCCAGAAGGTGTGTCTTTTGAACGTAACCACGTTGATTTCTTACGCTTTACAACGCCTGAAATCCAATTTATGGTCACTAAAGCGTTAGCCACTGCACAACAATTAAAAGTTGAAGACAAAATTGCTGCTGCGATTTTTAACTACATTCAAGTACAACGCGGTGCTATTACCGAAGAAAAGGATATTCGCAACATCTTCGTATTAAACGGTGTAGATGGTGCGGCATTCGACAAGGCATTTAAGAGCTTTTCAGTGAATAGCAAAGCTAAGTTGATGAAGAAAATGCAAAACGACTTAGTGAAAAAACGCGCACTAACGGGTGTTCCAACAGTCGTTGTAAACGGTAAATACCGTATCAACGCTGATAAGTTAGACCGCAATAACTTCGAACAAGACTACATTAACATTGTGAAGTACTTGTCTACGCTAGAGGGCTAA
- a CDS encoding serine/threonine protein kinase, protein MAVFDFSSLSPDLILDGLESIGVYAESGLLALNSYENRVYQFQDEHGERWVTKFYRPQRWQLAQIQEEHDFALELAEQEIPVIAPILRDGKSLFEHQGYHFALYPCRGGRIFEVDNLDQLEWMGRFVGRIHAVGSKQAFAHRPSFNTNEFLLEARETIANSGFVPMHIENAFFTVLDQVIQLALSQYQPKSSIRLHGDCHAGNILWRDEQGPHFVDLDDCRQGPAIQDLWMMLSGDRSQQFLQLDTMLSGYEEFFSFDARELVLIESLRTMRLVNYIAWLSKRWQDPAFPRNFPWFNTDKYWEQQVLVLKEQHAALTQAPLSLLP, encoded by the coding sequence ATGGCGGTTTTTGATTTTTCTTCACTGTCGCCCGATCTCATTTTAGACGGCTTAGAAAGCATTGGCGTTTATGCTGAATCGGGTTTATTAGCACTTAATAGCTATGAAAATCGTGTTTATCAGTTTCAGGATGAACACGGTGAGCGCTGGGTCACTAAGTTCTATCGGCCGCAGCGCTGGCAGCTGGCGCAAATTCAAGAAGAACATGATTTTGCGCTAGAGTTAGCTGAGCAAGAAATTCCAGTAATTGCGCCGATTTTGCGCGATGGTAAGAGTTTATTTGAACACCAAGGGTATCACTTTGCGCTTTATCCATGCCGTGGCGGGCGCATCTTTGAAGTAGACAACTTAGATCAATTGGAATGGATGGGGCGTTTTGTTGGCCGCATTCATGCCGTGGGTAGCAAGCAAGCGTTTGCGCACCGCCCATCATTTAACACCAATGAATTTTTGCTTGAGGCACGTGAGACGATAGCCAATAGTGGCTTTGTGCCTATGCACATCGAAAATGCTTTTTTTACGGTACTCGATCAAGTGATTCAGCTGGCGTTAAGTCAGTACCAACCAAAATCGAGCATACGCTTACATGGCGATTGTCATGCCGGTAATATTTTGTGGCGTGACGAGCAAGGACCACACTTTGTTGACTTAGATGATTGTCGCCAAGGCCCAGCAATCCAAGATTTATGGATGATGCTCTCTGGGGATAGATCGCAACAATTTTTACAATTAGACACCATGTTAAGCGGTTACGAAGAGTTCTTTTCATTTGATGCGCGCGAGCTTGTCTTGATAGAATCTTTGCGTACAATGCGATTAGTCAATTACATTGCTTGGCTAAGTAAACGTTGGCAAGATCCAGCGTTTCCGCGTAACTTCCCGTGGTTTAATACCGATAAATACTGGGAACAACAGGTGTTAGTGTTGAAAGAGCAACACGCTGCCTTAACGCAGGCACCGCTAAGCTTATTACCGTAA
- a CDS encoding TVP38/TMEM64 family protein: MGLPRQVAALSTGMLFGAKVGFMVATAATISGCMLTFLASRYLFARWVYQRFPSKSLVIHRFLSVNTFTKALIIRVLPLGSNFITNIVAGATKLPFTPYIAGSALGFIPQMVIFSLAGAGIKLAAETQQQMSVALAGLALGLMLMLYIKHKHKLQAKKKLSQG, translated from the coding sequence ATGGGGTTACCACGACAAGTAGCAGCGTTATCTACAGGTATGCTGTTTGGCGCGAAAGTAGGTTTTATGGTGGCTACAGCCGCCACAATTTCTGGTTGTATGCTAACGTTTTTGGCTAGCCGATATTTATTCGCCCGTTGGGTCTACCAGCGTTTTCCAAGTAAATCTTTGGTTATACATCGCTTTTTATCAGTTAATACTTTTACAAAAGCACTGATCATTCGAGTTTTGCCGCTGGGTAGTAACTTCATCACTAATATTGTCGCAGGTGCGACAAAATTACCTTTTACCCCCTATATTGCTGGCTCTGCGTTGGGCTTTATTCCACAAATGGTGATTTTTTCACTGGCGGGTGCAGGCATTAAATTAGCAGCAGAAACTCAACAGCAAATGAGCGTCGCACTAGCTGGGTTAGCGCTAGGGTTAATGCTCATGCTCTACATAAAGCATAAACACAAATTACAGGCGAAAAAAAAGCTTAGCCAAGGCTAA
- the ccoG gene encoding cytochrome c oxidase accessory protein CcoG codes for MSDNKKELGGKSAIPVKNVEIHQPKSGSQEHYKPRDQIYVRKVTGFYQQLRQKMNFVFLFMFAAIPWVNFNGQQAVLFDIGEQRFNIWGLTLWPQDLTLLAWLFILSAFLLFFVTTFLGRVWCGYMCPQTVWTFIFIWFEEKIEGTANQRKKLDAQKMDATKLRKKALKHFCWLFFSVLTALTFVGYFTPVRQLFIDFFTLETSLMAAGFVWFFAFCTYGNAGWMREIMCLHMCPYARFQSAMFDKDTLTVSYDYNRGENRGARGRKQDPKALGLGDCIDCNLCVQVCPTGIDIRNGLQYECINCGACVDACNGVMERMNYEPGLIRYTTEHELKGKKVHILRGKLVGYATLMIIMTSLLGYEIATRVPVSMDIIRDRNELARENFNGEVENVYTLKILNKSQQDNTYRLSVEGIDGAKWIGESEVFVKAASVYTLPISIAVDPYELKDYMTDITFVVELAEQDSDVRLAHDSRFFKKR; via the coding sequence GTGAGTGACAACAAGAAAGAGCTAGGCGGCAAATCAGCAATTCCCGTCAAGAATGTAGAAATTCATCAACCTAAAAGTGGTAGCCAAGAGCACTATAAGCCGCGCGACCAAATTTATGTGCGCAAAGTCACAGGCTTCTATCAGCAGTTAAGACAAAAGATGAATTTCGTCTTTTTGTTTATGTTTGCAGCCATTCCTTGGGTGAACTTTAATGGCCAACAAGCGGTACTCTTCGATATTGGCGAGCAGCGCTTTAATATTTGGGGCCTAACCCTATGGCCGCAAGATTTAACCTTGCTGGCATGGCTGTTTATTTTAAGTGCTTTTTTACTGTTTTTTGTCACTACCTTTTTAGGGCGTGTGTGGTGTGGATACATGTGTCCACAAACCGTATGGACCTTTATTTTTATCTGGTTTGAAGAAAAAATTGAGGGTACAGCCAATCAGCGTAAAAAGCTCGATGCGCAAAAAATGGATGCCACTAAGCTGCGCAAAAAGGCGCTAAAACATTTCTGTTGGCTCTTTTTCTCCGTGCTGACCGCGCTCACTTTCGTCGGCTATTTCACTCCTGTTCGTCAACTGTTTATCGACTTTTTCACACTCGAAACCTCGCTGATGGCAGCGGGCTTTGTTTGGTTTTTTGCCTTTTGTACATACGGTAACGCCGGTTGGATGCGAGAGATTATGTGTTTGCATATGTGCCCTTATGCACGATTCCAATCAGCAATGTTTGATAAAGACACATTGACGGTTTCATATGATTACAATCGCGGAGAAAATCGCGGTGCACGTGGCCGTAAACAAGACCCTAAAGCTTTAGGATTAGGAGATTGTATTGACTGCAATTTATGTGTTCAGGTGTGCCCAACCGGCATAGATATTCGCAACGGCTTACAATACGAGTGCATTAACTGTGGTGCTTGTGTCGATGCCTGTAATGGCGTAATGGAGCGAATGAACTATGAACCTGGCTTGATTCGTTACACCACAGAACATGAGCTTAAAGGCAAGAAAGTCCATATCCTGCGTGGCAAATTAGTTGGCTATGCAACCTTGATGATCATTATGACCTCATTGTTAGGTTATGAAATTGCTACTCGTGTCCCCGTTTCGATGGACATTATTCGCGACCGCAATGAATTAGCTCGCGAGAACTTTAACGGTGAAGTGGAAAACGTTTACACCCTGAAAATTTTGAACAAGTCGCAGCAAGACAACACTTATCGATTGTCCGTTGAAGGAATTGACGGCGCCAAGTGGATTGGTGAAAGCGAGGTGTTTGTTAAGGCGGCATCAGTATATACTCTGCCAATTAGCATTGCCGTTGACCCATACGAATTGAAAGACTATATGACTGATATTACCTTTGTTGTTGAACTTGCCGAGCAAGATAGTGATGTGCGTTTAGCTCACGATAGTCGCTTCTTTAAGAAGCGCTAA